The Malus domestica chromosome 08, GDT2T_hap1 genomic interval ATCAATTCAGAATTTTACTGCTGCGCATCTCTTTAATTTCCTGGAACTAACCTATTCCGTTGGTTTTATTAGGAGCTACAAGTCGATTTTCCCCAACATGAACATCCTGTTGTTCTGACCGTTGAAGCTCAGGTAAAAGAAGATAAATGAATATGGGAATAACTTATGTAGTCTTTTTGCGCCGATTAATTACATGTTCTGTAGCAAGATATGATTTGTTTTCATCGGGCCAAATATGTTGGAAATCTGGGAGGTGGACTGAGTGAAAATTTATTCTTGAAGGTATCGTATTCTGACAGTTTGGAAACAGCATTCACATCGCGTAATATAAATTCTGCagcttggtttttcttctacTTTTCATTATGCGGCTGAGCATCtatagttttttcttttataactgCAGGACAAGAAAAGAAGGTTTTATATTGTTTCCGCTTCGGCAGATGCTAAATTAGATTTGAAAGGTATGCATGTATTCCTAATTATGTTCATTCTGTTATGTGTAAGCATTTTGATCTGTCGTCACATAaatctttcttgctttatgCATCATTTGAAATGTTGGAGTTTGTCTGAATACTTATGAGCTTTATCTACAACTTGAAAGCTGAGCGGTTCTATCTGTGGGGCTTGGTTTGGGAAGAGGGGGCTTGAGAATGGCTCCTGAAGAAGCACTTGGAGAAATACTTCAGGTTGGCATGTGCAAATATTATTTTAGCTGTCAATTCAATCTAATTAGAAACAATGCTaattctttgatttctgagaatTCTTTGGCATCTCACCTGATACTTTCGAATTTAGCGGACTATTTTTCATGTGTTCATTAGAAGAAATTATGCTATATCATAAAGTGTCATGTATGTAATTGCCTTTCTGattctgtttttaatatttgttctGATTCTGTTTCTTGTTGCAAGGTCCCTCTGGGTTGCGTTATGCCTTTTTCCCTGGTGAATGAATCTGGACGGTATGCATTACTCTTTCATTTGATTGATATCCAAATAAACAATAGGTTTCCTTCTATATTTTCTATTCAGGCATTATAATTTGTTACTCTTGCCCTTGAACGCAAGTAGTTTAATTATcttttgaaatgatttaaaTCAGTTACTCCTTACCATGTGGTTTATATTGTATAGCCTATGCTTTTTACATTTGATTAATGACCAACTGAATATAGTCGTAATTCTTACCATTTTGGTTTTCTGGAAAATTAAAACGTGACCATTCTTATCATTTAGGTTGTGGAAATAATTATCTTTTCACCCGAAGTCATGTTATTTAGCCTGTGCATGTTGATACTgtaatcatttttctttcatataTTATTATCTTGAGTGAATTCTCTTATGCTTtttctgccttttttttttcttttcttttcgtgAAGCCATGTCTCTCTGTTGTTGGATCACAAATTTAAAAGTCAGGAGTGGTGCTTCTTCCACCCTTTATCGAATGACATGTCAATCTGTAAGTGATAAGGGTTGATGAGAGGAAATGATATTTTTGTCTCATCTGTTTTGAAAATTCTGTGCGTACTTATAATTCTCCTGAAGTTTTATGTTGCTTTATAATTTACTTGTGGATTCTTCATTTTTATAAACCTCATACACTACTGTTACATGAGTAGTCTTACCCAGAATGTCTGTTTTTGTGGCTATAGCGTGAGCATAGTGTTACAAGTTAATTGCTCGCAATTACCTTGAGGAATTTTGTTGTCATTTGGGATAGATTTGGAATAGTCTAGGCAAAGAACCACTACTTTCAATTGTAAGGTTTCTGCTGGTCTTATCGTATTATTTTACTTGGTTGAATTCATATGAGCATTGGAGCAACAATTCATTTTTTGGTGGCTTACACAATAATGTCTTAAGAAGCATGGGTATGGCAATAATTCTAGATCTATAGAACTTTGTTAACAAGGTATATGCAGAAGCAgtgttacttaataagtttaatGATGTGTAGTCAACGAAGACTTTACATGTGTACATCTGTATTGTGTCCGTGCACACTTGTGTTTCTGTGCATTAGTGTGTTTAATCAGGCATTAATTGTTGAGAGCTCCTGGAGTAATAAGACCGGACATCTTGTTACTAAATAATTGGATGTCTTAAAGAGTTATATGTGTGCCTGATATGAGCCTTTGGATTCTCTGTAatggattttattttgtttgttttatctTAACTATTCTGCAACTCAACAAATTCATACTTGAGTTATGGTTTTTATTCCGGAAAAGAATTTCCATTGCTATCAATATGtcaatgtattaaaagcgtgaggCGTGGGCGGGACGTCTAAGGGATAGCCTGGCCTAGGCGTGAGGAGTGAGGCGAAGCCTCAtgggacctaaattttttaatatatacattgAGCGTAcacattatattaaaaaaaaattattaatcaatATTCACCCTGAgtacacacatatattatattatatatatacatatattatattatattatatatatttatatatataaaatagagggtgaaaagcacaatgagcACACATATAACAATGCATGTAAACAGCAcacacatccattatataaaaaaaataaaaataaaaaaaaaggcagaGAGTTGATAGTGTAAGGAAGAGGTATGAGACAATTAAAACcctacccaaaatttgggtttgggagtatgaaaaaaaaaaaaaaaagccctgaGGCGCGTCTAGGCAGCTCCGGCGAAGCCTTCTCCCCACTCTCTCAAAACAGAGGCGGCAACCCTCACGCCCAGCCTCAGAGGACGCCTAGGCGCGCCCTGAGGtgagccttttaaaacattgatatATGTTCAACAAAATTTTAGTTTCTTACTCAAAAAAGTTGTGTATGTTATCCTTCTCAATAAGTTTACCCCTGATCCGtgacgaaatttctgtttccaGCACTTAGTACCCATGATCTTGACAAGTTTCTAAAATCAATTGGGAGAGACCTCATATGTTGACTTGGAGGTAATGAGACTTATGTTTGTCTCCATAGTTTAAAGAACACCGAATCATTTTATCAAAATTATTTGTCCCATGCAGGCTAACCCATCGGTTGGGAAGGATCAACCGCCTGATCTTGCCTGCTTTGTTCCGTCCGGTTCCACAGTGTTGCCAGACCCTCCGCAACCAGCAACTTCCTCGGAAGGTCGTGTAGAAATTCAAGTTTCTGTGGATAACAAATCAACAGCAAGTATAGGTACTGTCCTGTGAAACTGCACTCTGCAGAAATATAGAAATACAAAGAGAGTTGATTCCACGATAAATTCTCCTAATATAGTTCTATGATAATTAATTTTCGTCCTCATAAGTTGCCATGCTGTTATGGTACTTTCTACATTTAAGTAGCTCGTTTCCGATCATTTTTTTAGAGAGATATTAGCATTTTTCTTGTTTGGGGATTTTGGAGATGTTAAAATTGGGCTTCCTGTTTTTTATTCATGTTAACCAGTAAAATATTCTTTCATGATGCAGTGAACTCTTTAAGCTATCCACTAGTGCAAAAAGAACTAAGGACTGTTGTACTTTTATGTACAAATGGAAGCGAATTCTAACAAAGTACCAATATCAATGTCGTAggtgaaagctaaaacaaactAACATAAgagatttacgtggttcggcgTAAAGCCTACTCCACGGGCAAAGCACGGtaaggaatttcactaaacaaacggatattacaaaagagtgtttaaaatctcacaacccaaatcccacaaattacaaaccctaaaccaagcGAGTAGAGAACCCAAACAAACGGAGAAGATTCTCCtaaattgctctctaactcacaaactcacaaattgactctcaccaaattTGCCAAACGAATGAGCCATGAATTTGCTACATACTCGTGACTCCAAACGGTGACCtccacccaaaaccaaaatagAGAAAAGCGACAAAATACACTAACCCTAACGTCTTATTTATAGTGCATGGGAATTAGGTTACAAtaagaatcctaataggaagtaaatccaaatcctaatcaaataggtaattaacaaaatctctctaGCAAGGAAACCAACTAAGAAGtcaaaatccaaacccaaataggacaccaaaacTAAATAGGTAACATAAACCTAATTCtttgcatcatcctaattttgagccgtAAAAACCCAACAAGGACGAACAGGTCAATGGTGTAAATGTGACAAAGACCGTAACAGATGCTCTTTACTGTCATTACTCATTAGTGTACATCCAGTTCTCGGAAGATTTTGAAACAATTGTTCATATCCGTAATCACGAGATCATTCTTATAGCAGATGATCTTTAAATCCACCGCATATACTGAAGGGTTTTCTGCTGGCAAGCGCCATTATACACACCGTACATATTGACGATTGTTTGAGTTCTTTCTCCCATTCTCCGTCGCAAGAGAGTGCAGAATCAATCTGCTCCATGTTTGAATCATTTTTATGCTCTGCTATATTTCGAATGCTCTTTTCTACATTTGATAGAATAGTTATGTGACCATTTAAAACTTTATGAGATGCTTCCTTTctaaaaataatgtttttgcGAGTGTGTTTCGCGTTTACGATTTATGATGCTGATAACAAAATCTGGCTAGTGCATTTGACTTATTACTTCAGCTCATCGGTACGTTGTCTTCCGATGACAGAACAGCTTATTTGTAGGATTATAACATGAACCTATGCAGAAGTGTTTATATCGTTTATGTAAGACATTCACAACAGTATCAGACAAATAATGTCGGAGCGATAGATAGTATTTTGGTTGAAGGTTTACGGTTTCTGCTGCAGCGTTGAGTTCCGTTTGGTTGAAGATGTGTCATTACGGTTAAAACACGGACCAGTTTGATTTTAAGCAATTTCGatcaagccttttttttttttttttttttttttttttgtgttacaGATTTATTTATGCTGACCTTAAGAGATAGAGATGAGCCTATGATCTTCGGGACGCAGAGGATTACAACCCAAAATTATTGAAACATGAAATAATAGCCAATGTTATGGCGTCCGGCGTAATTAACAGCCACTTTTGAGGACTAAAAATAAGGCAAGAACTTCACCATGGATCAGCTGCATCAAAATACAATTTCTCGTTAGGACTTTTTGTTTTCCTAAAATTGGAACCGTAGCAGGGCTCTGTCCATTTATTCACTAGAccgaattctttttttttttaattttattgcacaACAAGAATTCAAACAATTTAAATAAGGTTTTGGACCTATTTAGTAAGAATGGAATTGTTGGGGGACATTTAGATCGAAGCAGACTTGAGCTTTGAGAACATCATTTTCTCCCTTGGTACGGATTCGTAACAAGTCCCAAGATATCTCGAAAGAGTTAGCTTGTCTTAGGAAATACGCTATATGATGGTAACATCATTGGCTCGATGATAGCATGAATGATCTAGATAATGACTTGCTCAAGTGAAGCGTGATGTGGAAGCTAAAAGATTATTAGTTTACATGAGAGATAAGGGATTTGCATGGTTGCATGGCATTCTTTGCTAGATAATATGGGCTTTCCTAGGGTGATAGTAAGGTTTTTAATGACTGGGATGTTTGATGCAAAGCTATGGAAATTATTAAGGTTGCATGGATGGTGATGCTTGGGGCTTGGAGTAGGCTTCTGGGCTAAGTGGAACTTTCTGGGCTTTTTCCTAGGTGGTTCTCTTTCACTACGTTTTCTCTATCTCCTCCTCCCTGTTTTTCTGAATCTCCTTCTGATGGCTTCTCTCCCTCCTTATGTAAGTGAAGGCTTCTTCTCTAGGTTTCAAGAGAATATCCCTTTGTGTCTTGGTCTTCCCCTCCTTTCTCCCTAACTATCATATTATTCCCATTTTGGTGTAAACTAGCTACACTGTTGAGACTTGCAGATTGTTACTTCCTGAGGCACGAATTTCCCAGGGTGACCTTTTTGCAAGTGCTACATCTGGTAGCGCGCTTCATGGCTTTTGCGCTTTGGCTGTCTGTGCAGGCTGGGAAGGGAAAGTCAGCATTAAATGTCTGGGCTTAACATGCATTTAATACAAGAATCTAGTTTAATCCTAACCAAGGGGGGTTAGCTTCCTAGGGAAAGGGATAAACTAGGCTAGTTCTCTCTCAATGATGTTTGCGTGAAATACAAAGGGTATGGGCTTGGATCTTTGGGCTCCCAAGCAGCCCAAAGTCTTTCATGACCCCAATTCCACATAGGCCCGATAACCTTGTGTAACCATCCACACCACAATCCACTTGGCAAGCCCCGAATATGTGACTTGGGATTAGCATGATTTGTGGCTAAGGAAGCATGGCGTGATGAATAGGCATGAGCATGGCGCGGCATGGCATGTTTGTAAATATATTCCTCGTCGATCCTGTGCCTTGGCGTGTGCTTGGGCTTAAATGTAGGCTTTGCATGACAATTGGGCCTTGAGACTTGCTTGGATTTGTGTGTGACATTTTTGGGCCCCAACAAGAATATTCTCAGAATTATCCAGTGACACGACGTGTAgcttttttcatttatttcattttagaATCAGTTGTTTTTACAAACATGACGGTATGGACAAATCTTTTGTTCCGTACTAATGTGTAAAAGATGCTAGCCGCGCTTAAAAGTcgagtatttttttaattatagcaTTTTAGTCCCactaaaaaaacacaaataaatgaaaacaaGATGAAAAGCAAATCAACTGTTGTTTCgggaaatttaaattcaaaactttgacATGGTACGAGATGATATGTCACTAAATTAacataaaagaaattgaagttgcaatagtttaattaatttttgtgaCTGGAAGAGGTACAATGCTTTAAGCAAAAAATGAATACAAATAATAGAAATTGAAGTCGCAACCATTCCCATTGTTATCACAATTATGTATAACATTCAtaacttgaaatttttttcataatcaaataatagaaataataatttaacatTAACATTAACCAACTCTAGAAGTAGAAGTAGCATTATCACCTTGTGGCTCGTTTCAACGATGCCTTGATCGAAATGGCCACAAAGATCCCAACCTACTCCACCTCACGCGCCGTCTTGTCCGCCCCTCTCCGCCACTATTCGAGCCCCCCAACTCTACCAATCCGCCACCGCATACCTGAATCTCGACCCGGCAAACCGGGCAAGAGTTGTGGAGCCTCAGCCACGGAACAATACAATCGCTGTGGTATATGTGATTGCATGACAACTCCCTCACCTCTCCACCAATCTTAAACTCCTCCATGCAAATTGGGCAACAAGACTCATTGCTCAAATGGACCTCGCTGATTTTCACAGTTGGTATTGCGTTGATTGCCATTTCGGGTACCGGAGGCGGGCCGGGCCTGTCGTTTTGGGTTAGTTCTTCGATCAGTCCGTGAAGGCCCGGCCCAAAAAAGTAGTTTCCTAGATCGACTCCACGTGGAGCGGGTAGTACTGGATTTTCTTGTGGTCTATGAGTGGGTCCCACTGGATTAGAAGGGTCTTCCACGGGTCGGACTATAATCAAATTCCTGGGACGGCTTCGAGTGCGGGGGTCAGATTCAACCTCCCAGTTTTCTCTACCATCAAAGCTAGGGTTGCGCCGCCTCCGTCTCCTATTTGTCCTCAAATCTTGAACTTCAGGTTCTGTTTCAAAGCAACGTGTCAAATGTCGAGAAAAGTATTGCTAATTCATATGAactcagtggcgaagccaggatttctTGTGAGAAGTGGCCTCACACAagtatagaagaaaaaaaaaacgaattgtGGTTATAAAATTACAATGCAAAACATTATAATATATATCCAAATAATTAAGTAGTCAAAATTAACAT includes:
- the LOC103451186 gene encoding LOW QUALITY PROTEIN: uncharacterized protein (The sequence of the model RefSeq protein was modified relative to this genomic sequence to represent the inferred CDS: inserted 2 bases in 1 codon), translating into MGLSKEQLLARLKELQVDFPQHEHPVVLTVEAQQDMICFHRAKYVGNLGGGLSENLFLKDKKRRFYIVSASADAKLDLKAVLSVGLGLGRGGLRMAPEEALGEILQVPLGCVMPFSLVNESGRHVSLLLDHKFKSQEWCFFHPLSNDMSISLSTHDLDKFLKSIGRDXSYVDLEANPSVGKDQPPDLACFVPSGSTVLPDPPQPATSSEGRVEIQVSVDNKSTASIGTVL
- the LOC103451187 gene encoding probable E3 ubiquitin-protein ligase RHC1A, producing MSLSPPRSRDINNDDGTTPLYGLYWCYHCNRTVRTASNNPSETVCPRCFGQFLSEFDMSIRPRLLVDYTSFDPSPEARLLEALSLMFDPLMRPFNRELYDPEADSRGRPWYWRRHLGHEGRGAGVEPEVQDLRTNRRRRRRNPSFDGRENWEVESDPRTRSRPRNLIIVRPVEDPSNPVGPTHRPQENPVLPAPRGVDLGNYFFGPGLHGLIEELTQNDRPGPPPVPEMAINAIPTVKISEVHLSNESCCPICMEEFKIGGEVRELSCNHIYHSDCIVPWLRLHNSCPVCRVEIQVCGGGLVELGGSNSGGEGRTRRRVRWSRLGSLWPFRSRHR